The following proteins come from a genomic window of Edaphobacter sp. 4G125:
- a CDS encoding MFS transporter, which produces MQELEVRSDSPASRLERLGMHPGLAIGYLGLLLFMIGDGVEAGFLSPYLLDQLHFSESRIALIFTLYGVTAAIASWLSGALSDIFGAKRVMWMGLIIWVVFEIPFLLFGIHAHNFPVILASYMLRGFGYPLFAFGFLIWITHITPQRYLATAVGWFWCARTGGLPTLGSLFASYSVPHYGAYRSLWISLALVIAGGLIALLGVRETRGAGPAANRDANPFAVVLSSLSIAWKKPKVGLGGIVATVTTTSEFGFLVCLPIFYVHTVGFTLPQWLRILSIMFATNVVFNLFWGIVGDRIGWRKTITFAGSCGCALTTLGLYYVPHIFGPNYLLVTLAGMAYGIALAGYVPIAAIMASLAPEARGAAMSIMNLGSGMSIWLGPAVVGLCLPRFGIEGVIWVFAGLYLLAAFISYTLKLPNESETDRVAQGSHA; this is translated from the coding sequence ATGATCGGCGACGGCGTGGAAGCAGGATTCCTTTCCCCATATTTGCTGGATCAGCTTCACTTCAGCGAGTCACGCATTGCCCTCATCTTTACGCTCTATGGTGTCACGGCCGCCATCGCCTCCTGGCTCAGCGGCGCACTGTCCGATATCTTCGGAGCCAAGCGCGTCATGTGGATGGGACTCATCATCTGGGTCGTTTTCGAAATCCCCTTCCTGCTCTTCGGGATCCATGCTCATAACTTTCCTGTCATTCTGGCGAGCTACATGTTGAGGGGATTTGGATATCCCCTGTTCGCCTTTGGTTTTCTCATCTGGATCACACACATCACGCCGCAGCGCTATCTCGCCACTGCCGTTGGCTGGTTCTGGTGTGCTCGCACAGGCGGCCTTCCCACCCTTGGCTCACTCTTTGCCAGCTACTCTGTTCCGCACTACGGCGCTTATCGCAGCCTTTGGATCTCCTTGGCCCTGGTTATCGCTGGTGGACTCATTGCACTGTTGGGCGTGAGAGAAACGCGCGGTGCGGGCCCTGCGGCAAACCGTGATGCCAACCCTTTCGCGGTCGTGTTATCCAGTCTTTCCATCGCATGGAAAAAACCTAAGGTCGGGCTTGGAGGCATCGTCGCAACCGTCACCACGACCTCCGAATTCGGTTTCCTTGTCTGTCTTCCAATCTTCTATGTGCATACGGTCGGCTTCACACTTCCGCAATGGCTACGCATCCTCAGCATCATGTTCGCCACCAACGTTGTCTTCAATCTCTTCTGGGGTATCGTCGGCGACCGCATCGGCTGGAGAAAGACAATCACCTTCGCGGGTTCGTGCGGATGTGCACTTACGACGCTCGGCCTCTATTATGTGCCGCACATTTTCGGCCCGAACTATCTGCTCGTCACGCTTGCAGGCATGGCCTACGGCATAGCACTCGCCGGTTATGTTCCGATCGCCGCGATCATGGCATCTCTGGCGCCCGAAGCGCGCGGAGCGGCCATGTCGATCATGAACCTCGGCTCCGGCATGAGCATCTGGCTTGGCCCTGCTGTCGTGGGACTCTGCCTGCCTCGCTTCGGTATTGAAGGTGTCATCTGGGTCTTTGCCGGTCTGTATCTGCTTGCGGCATTTATCAGCTACACCCTCAAACTACCAAACGAATCTGAGACCGACAGGGTTGCGCAAGGGAGTCACGCGTAG